The genomic interval CTCTGCCCTAGAGGGCATTTGGCGCTGTCTTGgcacatttttggttgtcatagtGGGGggaggtgctactggcatctaatggCTAAAGGGGAGGGATGTTATGGGATATCTTACAATGTACAGGATGGCCTCTTATAACAAGGAATTGTCTGGCCCAACGTGTCAATGGAGTCAAGTCTCGGAAGTCTTGGTATGAAGAGTATAACccagagaaataataaaacaagaagtGCAGTCCAGCGtttggagagggggaggaacatgTGGCAGAAAGATTTGAGTTTGAAATAGATCAAGGCAGTGAGGCTATTAAAGATGAGGCACATCTACTAAGGATGAGGCACATCTTAGGTAAGTATTAATTGGAAACGACAGATTAGAtcgataaaaaaggaaaaatgaagggaaaactCTCTACCTAGCAGTCCATTCTGGGCTAAGCACTGAGGGTTTCAAGCTTGAGAGACTACTGTAATTGAAGTGCTCCTAACAGAGTTCAAGGCTAGAGGGGAAGGTGGATTGGGGGAAAGTTCATTCGTTCAGAAGACATTTACTGAATGTTTCATATGCACCAGGCACCATTCTGGGCATTGGAAATGTAGCCATGCACAAAGCATAGAGGTTGCTGCTGTCTTGTAGACAGATTCTGGTCTAACGAGAGGAGCAGACAGTAACCAGGGGGTGCCAGGCGGCGATAAATCCTATATGGAAACAGCagtgaagcagagaaagggaacagcGACTGAAACGGAGACTGTGCTGTTTTTGAAAGACTGGTCAGCGAAGGCATTCCAGACAGGGTGACGTTAGAGCAGAGGTCAGGCTGTACAGTCACATGGGCTGAGGGCGTTATGGCGAGGTGATAGTGGGCAGGTGAGAATGCGTTTTTGGCAGTAGAGCTGCAGAAGATGGAATCAGGTAGTTACAAGGAGATAACATCATGTGTGGATTTACAGCCCATTAtaaggactttggattttattcttagATGGAAAGTCATTGGGGAGTTTTGGACAGAAGAGAGGTTTAATCTgacctaaattttatttatgcttttaagattttttttttaaagtttatttttgagagaaagagcacgaggaggagaggggcagagggagaggtagacacagaatccgaagcagggtggGGGCTTCAGAAGAGCAGAGACTGTAGGGAACAGTTTCCTCCTCCCATCCcgtcttttctccctctttatccTTTGTTTCTTTGCACTTCGTTTCTCTATCATTTCTCTTCACCTGCcctgttgttttcttctttctcttctgttttattttcctccaagTTCTGTTCTTGTCCTCGCTGCCTCTCTacttccccttctgtctctccttccttttttcttcctctattcgCCCCTCCACTTTGAGCATATGACAAAGACATGACTGTGGCACAGTCATCATTTTCTAGTAGTTCACAACAGAAGGGCAgggtcctggaggaggtggcctgCATGGAGCTTTGAAGAATGAGGTGCGTTATGGCAGGCTGATGTCTGGGAAGAAGTCCAGGTGCCCGAGAGCCGGGTGTCACTGCCTTGGGTCCAATACCACTGTTTCCTATTGGCAGAGTGAGTGTGTCTGCCGTGTTCCCGTCCACACGGAGCAACAGGACATGCCCTTGCAGGACATGGCCCTTCTGGGAACAGGATTGGATCCCAGCATGTCCCTCCCATTCAGGGATTTCCCATCTGAAGTGTGAATCTGCAGGACTTGGGGCCCAGCCGGAGGAGCAAGGTAAAGCAGACAGACCAgcttgggaggaagggaagacaggCTGGCACAGGACATTGGGCCTCTTTAATTCTTTGTGCCACTACTCATCATCACAGTCAGGAAGGCCTCTCGTGCCCAGACTCTCAGCCAGTTCGGTTTGTCACTCTTcaacttgtgttttctctttatgttAATGTGTTGTTGTCTGCTCTTGTTAAGATCACTTAATTTAGTCCTGATGTTATCTCCCTTTGTACTGACATCCCTGCTGTTTCTGGCCTCTATCCCGTCAGATGGTGCTACTGTCCTTCTTCCTTCAGTAAACGAGACTTTGGCCCAGGCTGTCTGCAGTTTTCAGATGGGTCAGGAGAAAATGTATGTAAGTGTACTTGTATGAAGAGAAGGAACAACACAGTAAATGTGGCAGAATGTTGAaagttggtgtgtgtgtgagaggccCCATATTCCTAATCTCTATTTTCTctactcttatttttcctttaatttttaagaataggTAAAAATTCATGtagttcaaaaacaaaaatttaaagttatcCAGCAACAAGTTTTCCTTCCACTCATTCCCTCAGCCATCTGGTCTCCCCTCGGCCCTACAATGGGTTGtcactgtttttagttttttctatCTGCTTCTctagaggtttttaaaatatgtgtatgtttttccACATTCAAACAAATACGCTTTCTTCTCTGTATTACTAAGATGATAAAAACttgcatgttaaaaaatttattttttatttatttattttttaatttatatccgaGTTAGTTTGCATACAGTACAACAATGAtatcaggaatagattccttacccatttagcccattccccccaataatccctccagcaatcctgtttttctttacttgagagtttcttatgttttgtcctcctccctgtttttatattatttttgcttcccttcccttatgtttatctgttttttatcttaaattccttcTATGAGTGCAGCGCCTCAGTGTCTCATTTGGTTGAGCtcctaacttctgctcaggtcatgacctcacaacctatgagttcgagctccacactcagcgcagagccccactcgGGACTCCATCTTACGACcgggagataatgacctgagccgaaatcaagagtcagaccgatgcttaactgaccgagccatgcaggcaccccgtagtttttatttcttagcaGCAGCATAATGTTAAAATGTATGGATGAATCAACATAAGGGACAATTGTCCACTCCCCCAGTTGTCCCCAGTGATTTGCTCTAACAGGTAGTGCTATCGTGAGCATGTGTGAGTACTTCAGTGTAAATTCTCATGTGTGGAATTACTAGGCCAAAGGTTAAATGCGGTTGTCATTCTGATGGATATTGGCAAATCGCTGTCTGTGAATCCTGgctcagtttacattcccactggcgGCGTGTGATTCCCATTTCATGAGCAGGGTATTCTACTGATGGGTGGAGGTGATGGGTGCAAATTGTATCTCAGTATTCAAATTTGCTTTCCCTTATTTTGAGGTGTATCATCTTCTGCTTAAGAGCTGTTATAGTTCCTTTCCTGGAAACAGTTTTTCCTTTGCCCAGCTTCTGTTGGGTTATTGGTCTTTTCCGTACCAGTTTTTGGAGTGCTTTCTATGTTGTATGCTTTAATGCCATTGTAGAGTCCTGCAGAAGCTCTAGGTTCTTCACGTGTTTTTCCCCTGAATAATTTTGTTGTCTAATGAGGGAAACTAGGTAACTTTGTGATCCATTGTAGTTTCAGGTGTTGCGACTGGAAATGAGTACAGGAATTTAACTCTAAAGCAGGAAGCTTCTGAAGAAACAGCACCACACGGGAATATGTGTAGCGGATTTGAAAGCAAAGTGTCCCAGCCAGCAAGGTGCAGAGAAGCTTACAGATCTGAAGCAGAAACCAAAGAGTCTTCTGGACACTCGAGGGAAGGTGAACAGTCTGCAGGTGATGAGAACAGAGTCCGTCTGACTGAACAGCAGAGGGTCTGTCCAGGAGAAAAATCTCATGAGTGCAGAGAGTGTGGAAAAGCCTTCAGTCAGCACTCGAAGCTCCTAGAACATCAGAGGGTCCACACTGGAGACAGGCCCTACAAATGTGAGGAGTGTGGAAAAACTTTCTGTGGGAGAACCATGCTGATTCGGCACAAAATAATGCCCACGGGAGAGAAACCGTATAAATGTAACGAGTGTGGCAAAGCCTTGGCCGCTGGTCCACTCTTAACCAGCATCAGAGGCTCCGCGCAGGAGAGAAACACTACCACTGTGAGGAGTGCGGCAAAGCCTTCAGTCGGAAGGCAGGCCTCTTTCACCATCTCAAGATCCACACAAGAGACAAACCGTACCACTGTGCTCAGTGCAATAAAAGTTTTAGTCGGCGTTCAGTACTGACTCAGCATCAAGGAGTTCACACTGGGACAAAGCCCTATGAGCGCAGCGAGTGCGGGAAAGCCTTTGTTTATAACTCCTCCTTGGTTTCCCAACAGGAGATCCACCACAAAGAAAAGTGCCATCAGTGTCAGGAGTGTGGAAAATCCTTCAGTCAGAACGGCCTCGTTCAGCATCAGAGAATCCACACCAGGGAGAAACCTTACAAGTGTGGCCTATGTGCAAAAGCCTTTGTTCATAGGATGAGCCTCGTAGAGCACCAGCGAGTTCACACTGGAGAGAGACCGTACAAATGTGATAAGTGCGGAAAGGCCTTCACTCGGAGGTCAGTCCTCAAGGAGCATCGGAGAACCCACACTGCAGAGAGGCCGTACAGGTGTGACGAGTGTGGGCACGCCTCCCGAGGCGTCACCAGCCTCATCCAGCACCACAGGATCCACACTGGGGAGAAACCCTACCGATGTGAcgagtgtggcaaagccttcagACAGAGGTCAGACCTCGGCAAACACCGGAGACTCCATAGTCGGGGTGCTCCCTCTAAAGAGTGTGGCGAATCCGCCCCTGGGCAGCCTCAGACGGTCCACGAGGGAGGGGAGTCTGTCTCTGTGAGGACCAGAGGGATGCCATCTCACAGAATGCAGGCTGGAGAGGAATACTCATGTGGACATGATTCAGGGCAGGACGGCAGGCACCGGAGCTGCTAGACACCTCAGACTTCTTGTCAGGAGCTCGCTGTGCGCTGCGCATGACATCAGCTGGTGTGGAGCTCAAGGAGCACAGCACTGAAGTCCTCTTCTCGACAGTTTACAGTGGAGCCTGCGGTCCGTAAGGTCCGTTGTGAGCTT from Suricata suricatta isolate VVHF042 chromosome 7, meerkat_22Aug2017_6uvM2_HiC, whole genome shotgun sequence carries:
- the ZSCAN12 gene encoding LOW QUALITY PROTEIN: zinc finger and SCAN domain-containing protein 12 (The sequence of the model RefSeq protein was modified relative to this genomic sequence to represent the inferred CDS: inserted 2 bases in 2 codons; deleted 1 base in 1 codon) — translated: AAPAQGARGALLEVKVEDEHSNITRPDQNPRKNNIHSREVFRQYFRHFCYQETPGPREALRRLRELCRQWLSPETRTKEQILELLVLEQFLTILPAELQARAREQHXESGEQAVAALEDLEKELDEPGEQSECVCRVPVHTEQQDMPLQDMALLGTGLDPSMSLHSGISHLKCESAGLGAQPEEQVSGVATGNEYRNLTLKQEASEETAPHGNMCSGFESKVSQPARCREAYRSEAETKESSGHSREGEQSAGDENRVRLTEQQRVCPGEKSHECRECGKAFSQHSKLLEHQRVHTGDRPYKCEECGKTFCGRTMLIRHKIMPTGEKPYKCNECGKAXGRWSTLNQHQRLRAGEKHYHCEECGKAFSRKAGLFHHLKIHTRDKPYHCAQCNKSFSRRSVLTQHQGVHTGTKPYERSECGKAFVYNSSLVSQQEIHHKEKCHQCQECGKSFSQNGLVQHQRIHTREKPYKCGLCAKAFVHRMSLVEHQRVHTGERPYKCDKCGKAFTRRSVLKEHRRTHTAERPYRCDECGHASRGVTSLIQHHRIHTGEKPYRCDECGKAFRQRKKTDYKELLLKNQCEPQAGANLLLSALIPESCPSCRKVPHSG